CTACGGCACCCAAGCGCTGGCAGGCGTTAAGCACGAAGCGTTCCACGGCCCGCGAATCACCCAGGATGGCATCGGTCTCTTCCAGTTCCCGGGCCACATCCTCAGGGCGGATGGCGTGCTGAGCGAAGCGGGTGCGGTTTTCCTGCTCCCGCTCGGCTTCCTCCTGCCAAAGGCGGTGCAGTGTCGCTACGTCCACCTGTTGGGCGTCATTTACGTTCAGGTCCATCAGCGGCAGGGCCAATTGCCGGCTTTGGGGCGCGCGGAAGAACAGGGCATTCAGCACCGCCTCCATGACTGTCTCGCTGTCCATCGGCACAGGAACGGTAACCCCAAGGGAAGCATAGATCTCCTTCGCCTTCCGCAGAAGGACATCCAGCACCGCGCCGTCCACTGGATTATCCCGGCCATAGAGAAGAACAGCCTTGACCTCGGGAGCCGACTGGCCGAAACGGTCCACCCGCCCCTCTCTCTGCTCCAGACGATTGGGGTTCCAAGGCAGGTCATAGTGGACTACGGCCGTAAAGTGTTCTTGGAGGTTGATGCCTTCACTCAAGCAGTCTGTTGCCACAAGTACACGCACCGGAAAGCGGGTCAGCTCCGCAACCCGTTCGCGGCGCTCGTCCTCGGAGAGGGCGCCGGTCACTGAGATCACCCGCACCTTCTGCCCCAGTTCCGCTGGGAGAAGCGCCGGCAGGCGGTGTTGAAGCGCCTGGGCGAGGTAATCGCTGGTAGCGATATAGCGGCACCAGACGATCGGAGTGTGTCCCTCTCGGAGGAGGTCAGCGACAATCTCGGCACAGCGCACCATTTTGCGGTCATCGTCAGTACCAATAAGCTCCGAGGCCCATTGGGCAAACCGGCGCAGCCGGCGGCGGTCGGTTTCTCCCATTTCCCGTTCCCCCTCTCCCACAATATGGGCCGGGGCTATGTCCACTGTCTCTGTCTCTGAGGACTCGTAAATATAGGGAGCGTAGGTCTCGTCCGAGTCTCCTTCCTCAACATCTATCGCTTCCTCGCCGGCGGCCCGTTTTTCCAGGGCCGAGCGGGCAGCGGCTGGGCTGGACATCACACAGCGCAACAGGGCGAGCGCCGACCAATAGCGGATACGGCGTTTCCAACCTGTGAGCGTCTCGCCACTGCGCACCAGCTCCCGGCTGAATGCAAATACCTGTTGGAACAGCTTGGCATACTGGGGGGATAGGTCGTACGTTTCTTCCGCCGATAATCGTTTCGGGAATGGGGTCTCCGTGCCCAACCAGCAGGAGATGTCCGCGCGCCGGCGCTGGATCAGGTGGGCGGTGAGGACCTGCCGATGTTGATCCTCCAGGTTGCGAAAGTCCAGGGAGCCAAACTCGGGGCGCAGAAGGGCCAGCAGGGAACGGAACGACTCCTCCACACCGCTGTGCGGGGTGGCGGTGAGGAGTAGAAGATGACGATGCGGATCACGGGCAAGATCACGGAGCAGTTGGTGGCGCTGGTGCTGGCTGGGGCGATTGCCGGCGGGTTGGGCGGAACCGTGCGCCTCATCTACGATGACAAACTCCGGACAGTGGGTCAGAAAGTTATCCCGATGCCGGCCGGACTTGGCATAGTCTACGCTGACGACAATATGGGGGTAATATTCAAAGATACTGCGATCGGAAGGGGTTTCCCTTTCGAGCTGTCCCACGGTGCCGGAGCGAATGACTACTGCGTCCAGGTGAAACTTCTCTGCCAATTCCTGTTGCCACTGGTCGCAGAGATATGGAGGGCAGAGGACAGCGATGCGGCGGATTTCGCCTCGGGCAAGAAGTTCGCGGGCAATCAGCAGTGCCTCAATGGTTTTACCAACGCCAACGTCATCGGCGATAAGCATCCGGACAGGGTGGAGGCGGAGGGCCATGAGGAGCGGCACGAACTGGTACGGGCGAGGGCGAACGGAGATCCGACCCAGGGAACGGAAGGGGCCGGCGCCATCCCGTAAGGTGAGGCGCGCGGCATTCCAAAGCAATTCGGCAGACACAGTATCCCCGACATCTTGTTCTTTGGGGAGCGGGAACTTTGCCGGCGCAATCCGCTCGACCCCGCTTTCCAGCAGGGGGAGATGCACACCGCAAACTTCATGTTCATTTCCGGTCAGCGGCCGGAGCAACATGAGCTCTGCCGCAGAGGAGGGTAAGACCACCCATTCACGTTCCCGGAATCGCACAATTGAACCAGGCGGAAAGTTCATCATTCCCCCACCTCGCGTTGGATAAGTAGCGCACCAAAGTATAGCCGGCCTATGCGCAATGGTCAACATGCAATTTTCAGCAGGTGTGCCC
This DNA window, taken from Anaerolineae bacterium, encodes the following:
- a CDS encoding DEAD/DEAH box helicase, with translation MMNFPPGSIVRFREREWVVLPSSAAELMLLRPLTGNEHEVCGVHLPLLESGVERIAPAKFPLPKEQDVGDTVSAELLWNAARLTLRDGAGPFRSLGRISVRPRPYQFVPLLMALRLHPVRMLIADDVGVGKTIEALLIARELLARGEIRRIAVLCPPYLCDQWQQELAEKFHLDAVVIRSGTVGQLERETPSDRSIFEYYPHIVVSVDYAKSGRHRDNFLTHCPEFVIVDEAHGSAQPAGNRPSQHQRHQLLRDLARDPHRHLLLLTATPHSGVEESFRSLLALLRPEFGSLDFRNLEDQHRQVLTAHLIQRRRADISCWLGTETPFPKRLSAEETYDLSPQYAKLFQQVFAFSRELVRSGETLTGWKRRIRYWSALALLRCVMSSPAAARSALEKRAAGEEAIDVEEGDSDETYAPYIYESSETETVDIAPAHIVGEGEREMGETDRRRLRRFAQWASELIGTDDDRKMVRCAEIVADLLREGHTPIVWCRYIATSDYLAQALQHRLPALLPAELGQKVRVISVTGALSEDERRERVAELTRFPVRVLVATDCLSEGINLQEHFTAVVHYDLPWNPNRLEQREGRVDRFGQSAPEVKAVLLYGRDNPVDGAVLDVLLRKAKEIYASLGVTVPVPMDSETVMEAVLNALFFRAPQSRQLALPLMDLNVNDAQQVDVATLHRLWQEEAEREQENRTRFAQHAIRPEDVARELEETDAILGDSRAVERFVLNACQRLGAVVHQMNNGVWRLSNLGELPEMVRIHLPAEAQQSGEWRVCFEMVPYRRNTSAAILGRHHPFVEALARYLLEAALTLGAQAPVPRCGVVRTTQVTRRTVLFLLRLRFLIHDPPKPSLLAEEVLVTGVRGLPPGSVEWLDDPGEGHNHLGDTTLSLLENLQPAEIIDPNERRASIQEVLDAWPALQEGVRSLVEQRARRLQDAHCRVRAAAGLSSSVQVEPHWPPDLLGILVLLPVPKGVAR